In one Aquila chrysaetos chrysaetos chromosome 24, bAquChr1.4, whole genome shotgun sequence genomic region, the following are encoded:
- the LOC115335082 gene encoding tubulin alpha-8 chain, with protein MRECISVHVGQAGVQIGNACWELYCLEHGIQPNGTMPSDKTVGGGDDSFNTFFSETGAGKHVPRAVFVDLEPAVIDEVRNGTYKQLFHPEQLISGKEDAANNYARGHYTVGKEIIDLVLERIRKLSDQCTGLQGFLIFHSFGGGTGSGFTSLLMERLSVDYGKKSKLEFAIYPAPQVSTAVVEPYNSILTTHTTLEHSDCAFMVDNEAIYDICRRNLDIERPTYTNLNRLIGQIVSSITASLRFDGALNVDLTEFQTNLVPYPRIHFPLVTYSPIISAEKAYHEQLSVSEITNACFEPSNQMVKCDPRHGKYMACCMLYRGDVVPKDVNAAIAAIKTKRTIQFVDWCPTGFKVGINYQPPTVVPGGDLAKVQRAVCMLSNTTAIAEAWARLDHKFDLMYAKRAFVHWYVGEGMEEGEFSEAREDLAALEKDYEEVGTDSMDGEDEGEEY; from the exons ATG CGTGAGTGCATCTCAGTCCATGTTGGTCAAGCTGGTGTGCAGATTGGCAATGCATGCTGGGAGCTCTACTGCCTGGAGCATGGCATCCAGCCCAATGGTACCATGCCAAGTGATAAAACCGTTGGTGGAGGTGATGATTCCTTTAACACGTTCTTCAGTGAGACCGGTGCAGGAAAACATGTCCCTCGTGCTGTGTTTGTGGACCTTGAACCAGCAGTAATAG ATGAAGTTAGGAATGGGACATACAAGCAACTCTTTCATCCTGAACAACTGATATCTGGTAAAGAAGATGCTGCAAATAACTATGCTCGAGGTCATTACACAGTTGGGAAAGAGATAATTGATCTAGTTCTAGAGCGTATCAGGAAACTG tctgATCAATGCACTGGCTTGCAGGGTTTCCTGATTTTCCACAGTTTTGGGGGAGGCACTGGCTCAGGTTTTACTTCTCTGCTAATGGAGCGCCTGTCAGTTGACTAtgggaaaaaatcaaaactggaATTTGCCATCTACCCTGCACCACAGGTCTCAACAGCTGTTGTTGAGCCATACAACTCCATCCTGACTACCCATACCACTCTGGAGCATTCCGACTGTGCCTTTATGGTTGACAATGAGGCCATCTATGACATTTGCCGTAGGAATCTGGACATCGAACGCCCAACCTACACCAATCTCAATCGCCTCATTGGTCAGATAGTCTCTTCCATTACTGCTTCCCTCAGATTTGATGGTGCCTTAAATGTGGATCTTACTGAATTTCAAACTAACTTGGTTCCTTACCCTCGTATCCACTTCCCATTGGTAACATATTCCCCAATCATTTCGGCAGAGAAAGCCTATCATGAGCAACTCTCTGTGTCTGAGATAACCAATGCCTGCTTTGAGCCATCCAATCAGATGGTGAAGTGTGACCCTCGCCATGGCAAGTACATGGCCTGTTGTATGCTGTATCGTGGGGATGTTGTCCCCAAGGATGTCAACGCTGCTATTGCTGCTATCAAAACCAAGCGCACAATCCAGTTTGTGGACTGGTGCCCTACTGGTTTTAAG GTTGGCATCAATTACCAGCCACCAACAGTGGTTCCTGGTGGTGACCTAGCCAAAGTCCAGCGGGCAGTGTGCATGCTGAGCAACACTACAGCCATTGCTGAGGCATGGGCTCGTCTAGACCACAAGTTTGATCTGATGTATGCCAAACGTGCCTTTGTTCACTGGTATGTTGgagaagggatggaggagggggAGTTCTCAGAGGCTCGGGAAGATTTGGCTGCACTTGAGAAAGATTATGAAGAAGTGGGCACAGACTCAATGGATGGAGAAGATGAAGGTGAAGAATATTAA
- the RABIF gene encoding guanine nucleotide exchange factor MSS4 yields MAAACAEMEPPAAPPPSPPPAAAAAAAAAAAGSAELVCAQGRNLKAVLCQRCGSRVLLPGAATFARRELLLPAMRKKAAAAAGGGGDLLREHWLVRDMFSFENVGFTRDVGNVKFLVCADCEAGPIGWHCLDDKDSFYVALERVAHE; encoded by the exons ATGGCGGCGGCCTGCGCCGAAATGGAGCCGCCGGCGGcgccccctccctctcctcctcccgccgccgccgccgctgccgccgccgccgcggcgggtTCGGCCGAGCTGGTGTGCGCGCAGGGCCGGAACCTGAAGGcggtgctgtgccagcgctgcgGGTCCCGGGTGCTGCTGCCCGGCGCCGCCACCTTCGCCCGCCGTGAG ctcctcctgcccgcCATGAGGaagaaggcggcggcggcggcgggcggcggcggggacctGCTGCGGGAGCACTGGCTGGTGCGCGACATGTTCTCCTTCGAGAACGTGGGCTTCACCCGCGACGTGGGCAATGTCAAGTTCCTGGTGTGCGCCGACTGCGAGGCGGGGCCCATCGGCTGGCACTGCCTCGACGACAAGGACAGCTTCTACGTGGCGCTGGAGCGCGTGGCCCACGAGTGA